In Artemia franciscana chromosome 4, ASM3288406v1, whole genome shotgun sequence, a single window of DNA contains:
- the LOC136026325 gene encoding macrophage mannose receptor 1-like translates to MINVKVQCSVENNYHQVFIRSKFATFILLLVQKHPDSKNGAYCADGWSLVCSNENDCSCFQYVDGYVRYEIAEQICNGFGGELPSIHSEDKNKFLYVFPDDLRRGAWIGLRRVNNSFIWVDESDLNYASWNDDAPTNGANSSDCVHYVGYEDEGYIVPFKWRDSPCTELRPIFCEMPLSKPTTTVPPPTTQQPDPCPNNYTERCFQNNVCYCYSVKQKMYWGDGIAACRNEGADMISIHSSEENSFIREIAGSEIVWIGCLYNSTYWVDGTNMNYENWLSSYNSHNLGYMSFEYSGYWRGSINIGEYMTVVCKKPTYRN, encoded by the coding sequence ATGATAAACGTGAAGGTTCAGTGCTCAGTAGAAAATAACTATCATCAAGTATTTATTCGTAGTAAATTTGCaacttttattcttcttttagttCAGAAGCATCCAGACTCAAAAAACGGAGCATATTGTGCAGATGGATGGAGCCTAGTTTGCAGCAATGAAAATGACTGTAGCTGCTTTCAATACGTTGACGGCTACGTTCGCTACGAAATTGCTGAACAGATTTGTAATGGTTTCGGAGGAGAATTACCCTCAATCCATTCAGAAGATAAGAACAAGTTTCTTTACGTGTTTCCAGACGACTTACGACGCGGTGCTTGGATAGGACTGAGAAGAGTTAATAATTCCTTTATATGGGTGGATGAAAGCGATTTGAACTATGCCAGCTGGAACGATGATGCACCCACAAATGGGGCCAATTCCAGTGACTGTGTTCATTATGTTGGATACGAAGACGAGGGCTATATCGTGCCCTTCAAATGGCGTGATAGTCCTTGTACTGAACTACGACCAATATTCTGTGAAATGCCACTTTCTAAACCAACAACTACAGTTCCACCACCTACAACGCAGCAACCCGATCCATGCCCTAATAACTATACAGAAAGATGCTTCCAAAACAACGTCTGCTATTGCTATTCAGTCAAACAAAAAATGTACTGGGGAGATGGGATTGCTGCTTGTAGAAATGAAGGAGCTGATATGATTTCGATACACTCCAGTGAAGAAAATAGCTTTATCCGGGAGATAGCAGGATCAGAAATTGTGTGGATTGGTTGCTTGTATAATTCAACATACTGGGTGGATGGCACCAACATGAATTATGAGAACTGGCTCAGTTCCTATAATAGTCACAATTTAGGATATATGAGCTTTGAGTATAGTGGATATTGGAGGGGGTCTATAAATATTGGTGAATATATGACTGTCGTGTGCAAGAAGCCAACGTATCGCaactaa